One window of the Pelobates fuscus isolate aPelFus1 chromosome 12, aPelFus1.pri, whole genome shotgun sequence genome contains the following:
- the LOC134579032 gene encoding prion-like-(Q/N-rich) domain-bearing protein 25 — translation MCYSPGVITEHLTEGEFIGYKKQFGFAVVCNTLCFSNVPRAPLSVQRQSGQLVFNNGCRSGQLVFNNGCRSGQLVFNNGCQSGQLVFNNSCQSGQLVFNNGCQSGQLVFNNGCQSGQLVFNNGCRSGQLVFNNGCQSWQLVFNNGCRSGQLVFNNGCRSGQLVFNNGCQSGQLVFNNGCQSGQLVFNNGCQSGQLVFNNGCQSGQLVFNNGCRSGQLVFNNGCRSGQLVFNNGCRSGQLVFNNGCRSGQFVFNNGCRSGQFVFNNGCRSGQLVFNNGCRSGQLVFNNGCRSGQLVFNNGCRSGQLVFNNGCQSGQLVFNNGCQSGQLVFNNGCQSGQLVFNNGCQSGQLVFNNGCQSGQLVFNNGCRSGQLVFNNGCRSGQLVFNNGCRSGQLVFNNGCRSGQFVFNNGCRSGQFVFNNGCRSGQLVFNNGCRSGQLVFNNGCRSGQLVFNNGCRSGQLVFNNGCQSGQLVFNNSCQSGQLVFNNGCQSGQLVFNNGCQSGQLVFNNGCRSGQLVFNNGCRSGQLVFNNGCRSGQLVFNNGCRSGQLVFNNGCRSGQLVFNNGCQSGQLVFNNGCQSGQLVFNNGCQSGQLVFNNGCQSGQLVFNNGCRSGQLVFNNGCRSGQLVFNNGCRSGQLVFNNGCRSGQFVF, via the exons ATGTGTTACAGTCCTGGTGTAATCACTGAACATCTTACTGAAGGAGAATTCATTGGATACAAAAAGCAATTTGGG TTTGCTGTGGTATGTAATACGCTGTGTTTTAGCAACGTGCCCAGGGCTCCACTATCAGTGCAGCGCCAGTCTGGGCAGTTGGTGTTTAATAATGGCTGTCGGTCTGGGCAGTTGGTGTTTAATAATGGCTGCCGGTCTGGGCAGTTGGTGTTTAATAATGGCTGCCAGTCTGGGCAGTTGGTGTTTAATAATAGCTGTCAGTCTGGGCAGTTGGTGTTTAATAATGGCTGTCAGTCTGGGCAGTTGGTGTTTAATAATGGCTGTCAGTCTGGGCAGTTGGTGTTTAATAATGGCTGTCGGTCTGGGCAGTTGGTGTTTAATAATGGCTGTCAGTCTTGGCAGTTGGTGTTTAATAATGGCTGTCGGTCTGGGCAGTTGGTGTTTAATAATGGCTGCCGGTCTGGGCAGTTGGTGTTTAATAATGGCTGTCAGTCTGGGCAGTTGGTGTTTAATAATGGCTGTCAGTCTGGGCAGTTGGTGTTTAATAATGGCTGCCAGTCTGGGCAGTTGGTGTTTAATAATGGCTGCCAGTCTGGGCAGTTGGTGTTTAATAATGGCTGCCGGTCTGGGCAGTTGGTGTTTAATAATGGCTGTCGGTCTGGGCAGTTGGTGTTTAATAATGGCTGTCGGTCTGGGCAGTTGGTGTTTAATAATGGCTGTCGGTCTGGGCAGTTTGTGTTTAATAATGGCTGCCGGTCTGGGCAGTTTGTGTTTAATAATGGCTGTCGGTCTGGGCAGTTGGTGTTTAATAATGGCTGTCGGTCTGGGCAGTTGGTGTTTAATAATGGCTGTCGGTCTGGGCAGTTGGTGTTTAATAATGGCTGCCGGTCTGGGCAGTTGGTGTTTAATAATGGCTGCCAGTCTGGGCAGTTGGTGTTTAATAATGGCTGTCAGTCTGGGCAGTTGGTGTTTAATAATGGCTGTCAGTCTGGGCAGTTGGTGTTTAATAATGGCTGCCAGTCTGGGCAGTTGGTGTTTAATAATGGCTGCCAGTCTGGGCAGTTGGTGTTTAATAATGGCTGCCGGTCTGGGCAGTTGGTGTTTAATAATGGCTGTCGGTCTGGGCAGTTGGTGTTTAATAATGGCTGTCGGTCTGGGCAGTTGGTGTTTAATAATGGCTGTCGGTCTGGGCAGTTTGTGTTTAATAATGGCTGCCGGTCTGGGCAGTTTGTGTTTAATAATGGCTGTCGGTCTGGGCAGTTGGTGTTTAATAATGGCTGTCGGTCTGGGCAGTTGGTGTTTAATAATGGCTGTCGGTCTGGGCAGTTGGTGTTTAATAATGGCTGCCGGTCTGGGCAGTTGGTGTTTAATAATGGCTGCCAGTCTGGGCAGTTGGTGTTTAATAATAGCTGTCAGTCTGGGCAGTTGGTGTTTAATAATGGCTGTCAGTCTGGGCAGTTGGTGTTTAATAATGGCTGTCAGTCTGGGCAGTTGGTGTTTAATAATGGCTGTCGGTCTGGGCAGTTGGTGTTTAATAATGGCTGTCGGTCTGGGCAGTTGGTGTTTAATAATGGCTGTCGGTCTGGGCAGTTGGTGTTTAATAATGGCTGTCGGTCTGGGCAGTTGGTGTTTAATAATGGCTGCCGGTCTGGGCAGTTGGTGTTTAATAATGGCTGTCAGTCTGGGCAGTTGGTGTTTAATAATGGCTGTCAGTCTGGGCAGTTGGTGTTTAATAATGGCTGCCAGTCTGGGCAGTTGGTGTTTAATAATGGCTGCCAGTCTGGGCAGTTGGTGTTTAATAATGGCTGCCGGTCTGGGCAGTTGGTGTTTAATAATGGCTGTCGGTCTGGGCAGTTGGTGTTTAATAATGGCTGTCGGTCTGGGCAGTTGGTGTTTAATAATGGCTGCCGGTCTGGGCAGTTTGTGTTTTAA